The following coding sequences are from one Helicoverpa zea isolate HzStark_Cry1AcR chromosome 4, ilHelZeax1.1, whole genome shotgun sequence window:
- the LOC124629689 gene encoding uncharacterized protein LOC124629689 produces MTDRVIASRPSLEQVTAIVDFMEKHPALALGQLRGLEGRDESKKLWFKLTRIVNNITGPTRPMKSWIKYWADKKSTVRSKVLGGGGDPNNLCSNIEKKIWDLFLANDSGKNRGAVKQESSFTEDSFYNEDSMDQNHVESDPVLAFEEPVVDVEERQIGIMEKLLKVMSDQAAAMTQLAHASHVNAQAMERLADASQIQARAIDRLATTFETISAATHDVRNAIVDIDATMKRFYSTSPT; encoded by the exons ATGACCGATCGAGTGATAGCG TCCCGTCCCAGCTTGGAGCAAGTCACAGCTATAGTGGACTTTATGGAAAAGCACCCAGCTCTAGCACTAGGCCAGTTAAGAGGTCTGGAGGGCAGAGATGAGAGCAAGAAACTGTGGTTCAAGCTGACTCGCATTGTCAATAATATTACAGGCCCTACTAGGCCTATGAAGTCCTGGATCAAA TACTGGGCTGATAAGAAGTCAACAGTGAGATCTAAGGTGTTGGGCGGAGGAGGTGACCCCAACAACCTGTGTTCCAACATTGAGAAGAAGATCTGGGATCTGTTTCTAGCAAATGATAGTGGCA AAAACCGTGGTGCTGTCAAGCAAGAATCCAGTTTCACAGAAGACAGTTTCTACAACGAAGACAGCATGGACCAGAACCATGTAGAATCAGATCCTGTGCTGGCCTTTGAGGAGCCTGTGGTAGATGTCGAAGAAAGGCAGATAGGTATTATGGAGAAACTG CTGAAAGTGATGAGTGACCAGGCGGCGGCCATGACACAACTAGCGCATGCGTCGCACGTCAATGCACAAGCCATGGAGAGGCTTGCCGATGCCTCGCAGATACAG GCCAGAGCGATAGACCGTCTAGCGACCACGTTCGAGACGATAAGCGCAGCCACACACGATGTTCGCAACGCTATCGTCGATATCGACGCGACAATGAAGCGATTCTACTCCACATCGCCCACTTAG
- the LOC124630107 gene encoding pancreatic triacylglycerol lipase-like gives MCSAKTLLYLTPLFLIGSLELTQAASIICYNGSLTNYKETPLEEPLAILPGLAKDLKTVFYTFGYRGKVKGPATTAMIQAYVAKNKSNICLLNWEGEAESTLLGTRIGYLYAVNNAVKIGNQLGDALVTLIKAGLNVVDLQLIAHSLGAHLMGYAGRRARKLGYIIPRVTGLDPAGVFFEGFTIYQALDRRSGLFVDVIHTDAGGYGMRKSDVTVEFWPNTDEKESQPGCPVGDFEMFTKESLCSHDRAWQYYSESLAYPTALQAVYANSFEEWNTNGGNTNQTIYMGDLTNTQAKGSYYLRTSNSSRFGLYEAGIKSS, from the exons atgtGCAGTGCGAAGACATTGTTATATTTGACGCCTCTTTTTTTAATCG GTTCGCTAGAGTTAACACAAGCGGCCAGTATTATATGTTACAATGG GTCCCTAACAAATTACAAAGAAACGCCATTGGAAGAGCCTCTCGCCATCCTCCCAGGCCTGGCAAAAGACCTTAAGACCGTGTTCTATACCTTTGGTTATCGAGGCAAGGTTAAAGGACCGGCGACAACTGCCATGATACAGGCCTATGTAGCTAAGAACAAGTCTAATATATGCCTCCTGAACTGGGAAGGTGAAGCGGAGAGCACGCTACTTGGTACCAGGATTGGATATCTGTATGCTGTTAATAATGCTGTTAAG ATTGGCAATCAACTGGGAGACGCGCTGGTGACGTTGATCAAAGCTGGTTTGAACGTGGTAGACTTGCAATTGATAGCACATTCTCTTGGAGCCCACCTTATGGGGTATGCTGGAAGACGGGCCAGGAAACTTGGCTATATTATACCAAG AGTCACCGGTTTAGACCCTGCTGGCGTGTTCTTCGAAGGGTTCACAATCTACCAAGCCCTGGACCGCAGGAGTGGGTTGTTCGTAGACGTTATACATACAGACGCAGGAGGCTATGGTATGCGCAAATCTGACGTCACGGTGGAATTCTGGCCGAATACAGATGAAAAGGAATCCCAGCCCGGTTGCCCTGTGGGAGACTTCGAAATGTTCACTAAAGAAT CTTTGTGTAGCCACGACCGAGCTTGGCAATACTATTCGGAGTCACTCGCGTACCCTACGGCTCTGCAAGCAGTTTACGCGAATAGCTTCGAAGAATGGAACACTAATGGAGGCAACACCAACCAGACTATTTATATGGGGGATCTTACCAATACACA AGCCAAAGGCAGCTACTACTTAAGAACAAGCAACTCATCACGGTTTGGTTTATATGAAGCAGGTATCAAATCTTCCTGA
- the LOC124630016 gene encoding lipase member H-B-like — protein sequence MYLNILKTAFLVLCLLELTQAASLRCFNGTLTNYIEAPLDNATLVKPLLTKNFTMIFTGGWESKPSGPANTAMMQACFTKNDTNCCILNWETEASCALGYACVVNRVETVGDQFGAALVVLLQNGILFVERLILMGHSLGSHVNGGAGRRTAASNYTLQRMTGLDPAGPLFNPPSTYRPFSYTDADYTEVVHTDAGGYGIRNSTVSVQFWPNTDQPNSQNACVGSTDPMCSHNMAWRFAAESITRNGSFVAIYAVSYQSWLSGGGDPNRTLIMTTFFDQGQRGAHYLRTRATSPYGLYQNGTSPN from the exons ATGTatctaaacattttgaaaacgGCTTTCCTCGTGTTAT GTTTACTGGAACTAACACAAGCAGCCTCTTTAAGATGTTTCAACGG TACTCTCACCAACTACATAGAGGCACCATTGGATAATGCAACCCTCGTCAAGCCATTGCTTACAAAGAACTTTACTATGATCTTCACTGGTGGCTGGGAGAGCAAGCCTAGCGGGCCCGCAAATACGGCCATGATGCAGGCTTGCTTTACGAAAAATGATACCAATTGCTGCATATTGAACTGGGAGACAGAAGCTTCTTGTGCACTTGGGTATGCTTGTGTCGTGAATAGGGTTGAAACG GTCGGCGATCAATTCGGTGCAGCGCTGGTGGTTCTGCTCCAAAATGGTATATTATTTGTGGAGAGACTTATACTGATGGGTCACTCCCTCGGGAGCCACGTCAACGGAGGCGCTGGGCGCAGGACCGCAGCATCAAACTATACACTACAGAG aaTGACGGGGCTGGATCCCGCTGGGCCTTTATTCAATCCTCCTTCAACTTATCGACCGTTTAGTTATACCGATGCCGACTACACGGAGGTAGTTCATACGGACGCTGGAGGCTATGGCATCAGAAATTCTACCGTCTCAGTGCAGTTCTGGCCTAACACTGATCAGCCTAACTCTCAGAACGCATGTGTTGGAAGCACGGATC CTATGTGCAGCCACAACATGGCTTGGAGATTTGCCGCAGAGAGTATCACGAGAAACGGGTCCTTCGTAGCCATTTACGCAGTGTCCTACCAAAGTTGGCTCAGTGGAGGAGGCGACCCTAACCGGACTTTAATCATGACAACATTTTTCGATCAAGG cCAACGTGGAGCTCATTACCTGCGAACAAGGGCCACGTCTCCATACGGCTTGTATCAGAACGGCACATCGCCCAACTAG